A region of Heteronotia binoei isolate CCM8104 ecotype False Entrance Well chromosome 2, APGP_CSIRO_Hbin_v1, whole genome shotgun sequence DNA encodes the following proteins:
- the CREB3L3 gene encoding cyclic AMP-responsive element-binding protein 3-like protein 3 — MASLSLDSMELLDLLFDRQDGVLRSVELGSSTATWTGREGSQENEDFLTSILGPADPSLDSPSWSPAASDSGLSEDPNSDQLDSPPHYVPTGSPGGYSDGGHSDLSYTNYQDSCPAMSVLKMPVENLREAEVSIDFDIWEAGFYPEKQELAAPHLNSPSCTLTVKDLLLSNNCDTHPQAMTPSLMRQNPGSCQELVLTEDEKKLLTKEGVTLPTQLPLTKYEERVLKKIRRKIRNKQSAQESRKKKKEYIDGLESRMSACTAQNQELQRKVVHLEKQNLSLLQQLKKLQALVIQSSSKAAQTGTCVTVLLLSFALIVFPSISPFARNKGEMEGDFMPVRVFSRSLHNDASSRVVSSLAKDVNLRAKEPEKPLWTEFADEGQNRREKETLGNFIRSHLLSRPQKIEEAALENGTESFSEGVHLALEGLGHDNHIHRPGLASVAWTESGQPSKRVLEQVEEL; from the exons ATGGCCTCTCTCAGTCTAGACAGCATGGAGCTCCTGGACCTTCTCTTTGACAGGCAGGACGGAGTCCTTCGCAGCGTGGAGCTTGGGTCCTCGACAGCCACTTGGACAGGACGAGAGGGCAGT CAAGAAAATGAGGATTTCCTGACTTCCATCTTGGGCCCTGCAGACCCCAGCCTGGACTCCCCGAGCTGGTCTCCCGCTGCCAGCGATAGTGGCCTTTCAGAGGATCCAAACTCTGACCAGCTGGACAGTCCTCCGCACTACGTTCCAACAGGAAGCCCGGGGGGCTACTCCGATGGAGGGCATAGTGATCTGTCTTACACCAATTACCAGGACTCTTGCCCAGCCATGTCTGTCCTGAAAATGCCAGTGGAGAACTTGCGAGAGGCAGAGGTGTCTATAGACTTTG ATATTTGGGAAGCAGGCTTTTACCCAGAAAAGCAGGAACTGGCTGCTCCTCACTTGAACTCACCTTCTTGCACCTTGACTGTGAAGGATCTTTTGCTGTCGAACAACTGTGACACG CATCCACAGGCAATGACCCCATCCTTGATGAGGCAAAACCCTGGAAGTTGCCAGGAACTTGTCTTAACAGAGGATGAGAAGAAATTGCTGACCAAAGAAGGTGTGACACTGCCCACTCAGCTGCCCCTCACGAAG TATGAAGAAAGGGTACTTAAGAAGATCCGCAGAAAGATCCGGAACAAGCAGTCAGCGCAGGAAAgtcggaagaagaagaaagaatatATTGATGGTCTGGAGTCCCG GATGTCAGCCTGTACGGCTCAGAACCAGGAGCTACAAAGGAAAGTTGTTCATTTGGAGAAACAGAACTT GTCCCTTCTCCAGCAGCTGAAGAAACTTCAAGCTTTGGTGATTCAGTCCAGCAGCAAGGCAGCTCAGACTGGCACTTGTGTTACG GTCCTCCTGCTCTCCTTTGCACTGATTGTTTTCCCGTCCATCAGCCCTTTTGCTCGCAACAAAGGCGAGATGGAAGGCGACTTCATGCCTGTGAGAG ttTTTTCCAGGTCCCTCCACAATGATGCTTCCTCCCGAGTTGTCTCCTCCCTGGCAAAGGATGTCAATCTTCGGGCCAAGGAGCCAGAGAAGCCTCTGTGGACTGAATTTGCCGATGAAGGACAGAATAGGCGTGAGAAAGAAACCCTGGGCAATTTCATCAGAAGCCATCTGCTTTCCAGGCCCCAAAAGATAGAAGAGGCTGCCTTGGAGAACGGCACGGAATCCTTCTCAGAGGGGGTGCACCTGGCCTTGGAAGGACTTGGGCATGACAACCACATCCACAggcctggcttggcatcagtggcgTGGACAGAGTCCGGTCAACCCAGCAAGAGGGTCTTGGAACAGGTTGAAGAGCTGTGA